In Nitratidesulfovibrio sp., the following are encoded in one genomic region:
- a CDS encoding methyl-accepting chemotaxis protein codes for MFRKFTIAKRIYALFFIMTLFLAGMAMGLYWVADHIAGAGIATAKEAMLSAEKNRIQALTHALAVSLGDLSAGLGEEEQRQVIGKGVERVRFEADQSGYFYVYKGTVNAAHPVQKQLVGKDLGDTRDREGKYYVRELSRVAAAGGGFVTFVFPKPGMGDQPKLGYAESIPGTPFWVGTGIYLDNIQAAEAQVADSMEQVRTREVLYTYAVVLGLLLFVGLPVAYLLARSIVLPLREATRTAQDIAAGDLDRHIAVEGEDEVSALQSALDVMVTTLRSNIERMSAQQDEARRLAANASEAARNADEQARTAMASKEGMLEAAVRLQRMTEDLGVSARELASRSATLSEGSRAQTTRVAETATAMEQMNASVMDVARSAADAARETEASRERARQGAEAVTATMDAMGELRQLAETLHENMRRLGGQSEAIGTVMSVINDIADQTNLLALNAAIEAARAGDAGRGFAVVADEVRKLAEKTMNATREVGETIKGIQSLTAANARSMDDSLRAMELAERRSADSGEVLRGILDMAVRVTGQVQAIAAAAEQQSAASEQITRSLAQVDGIARDNGRLVTEEDKEIHDLGRMAEDLRGLVTELQRKAG; via the coding sequence ATGTTCCGCAAGTTTACCATCGCCAAACGCATCTATGCCCTGTTCTTCATCATGACCCTGTTTCTGGCCGGGATGGCCATGGGGTTGTACTGGGTGGCCGATCACATTGCCGGGGCGGGCATTGCAACCGCCAAAGAGGCCATGCTCTCGGCCGAGAAGAACCGCATTCAGGCCCTCACGCATGCCCTGGCCGTATCCCTGGGGGATTTGTCCGCAGGGCTCGGCGAAGAGGAGCAGCGCCAGGTTATCGGCAAGGGCGTCGAGCGGGTACGCTTTGAAGCGGACCAGTCCGGCTATTTCTATGTCTACAAGGGAACCGTGAACGCCGCACACCCCGTGCAGAAGCAACTGGTGGGCAAGGACCTGGGCGACACCAGGGACCGCGAGGGCAAGTACTACGTGCGTGAACTTTCGCGCGTGGCCGCTGCGGGCGGAGGCTTCGTTACTTTCGTATTCCCGAAGCCGGGCATGGGCGACCAGCCCAAGCTGGGGTATGCCGAAAGCATTCCGGGTACACCCTTCTGGGTGGGCACCGGCATCTACCTCGACAATATCCAGGCCGCCGAAGCACAGGTGGCCGATTCCATGGAGCAGGTACGCACCCGCGAGGTGCTGTACACCTACGCCGTTGTGCTGGGGCTGCTCTTGTTCGTGGGGCTGCCGGTGGCCTACCTGCTGGCGCGGTCCATTGTGCTGCCGCTGCGCGAGGCCACCCGCACCGCGCAGGACATAGCGGCGGGCGATCTTGACCGCCACATTGCCGTGGAGGGCGAGGACGAGGTGTCCGCCTTGCAGTCGGCCCTGGATGTGATGGTAACCACCCTGCGTAGCAACATCGAGCGCATGAGCGCCCAGCAGGACGAGGCGCGCCGCCTGGCCGCAAACGCCAGCGAGGCCGCCCGCAACGCCGACGAGCAGGCCCGCACTGCCATGGCCTCCAAGGAGGGCATGCTGGAGGCGGCAGTACGGTTGCAGCGCATGACCGAAGACCTTGGCGTGTCCGCGCGCGAACTGGCCAGCCGTTCGGCCACCCTGTCAGAGGGGTCGCGCGCGCAGACCACCCGCGTGGCCGAAACTGCCACCGCCATGGAGCAGATGAATGCCTCGGTCATGGATGTGGCCCGCAGCGCCGCCGATGCCGCCCGCGAGACGGAAGCCTCGCGCGAGCGTGCCCGCCAGGGGGCAGAGGCCGTCACTGCCACCATGGACGCCATGGGCGAACTGCGCCAGCTTGCCGAAACCCTGCACGAGAACATGCGCAGGCTGGGCGGCCAGTCCGAGGCCATCGGCACCGTCATGAGCGTCATCAACGACATTGCGGACCAGACCAACCTGCTGGCCCTCAACGCCGCCATCGAGGCCGCCCGCGCCGGTGACGCCGGACGTGGCTTTGCCGTAGTGGCCGACGAGGTGCGCAAGCTGGCCGAAAAGACCATGAACGCCACCCGCGAGGTGGGCGAGACCATCAAGGGCATCCAGTCGCTGACCGCGGCCAATGCCCGCAGCATGGATGATTCGCTGCGGGCCATGGAGCTGGCGGAGCGTCGTTCCGCCGATTCTGGCGAGGTGCTGCGCGGCATTCTGGACATGGCCGTGCGCGTCACCGGGCAGGTCCAGGCCATTGCCGCCGCCGCCGAGCAGCAGTCCGCCGCGTCGGAACAGATTACCCGCAGCCTGGCCCAGGTGGATGGCATCGCTCGCGACAACGGTCGTCTGGTCACCGAGGAGGACAAGGAAATCCACGATCTCGGGCGCATGGCTGAAGACCTGCGCGGGCTGGTGACGGAGTTGCAGCGCAAGGCCGGATAA
- a CDS encoding SufD family Fe-S cluster assembly protein, whose protein sequence is MAFKNVDLTRYSFEGAQADTIPDLSTLDEFDRKRLLYAGIDVNAKERSGSFMHMNHSGVHCKSTQEGLELMDIKQALKTYDGLPQYFWKMVDPNRDEYTRAAAEHLHGGYFIRARKGAKIEAPVQSCLFIKGNGVGQNVHNVVIVEEGAEMHIITGCATAHGTREAAHLGVSEFFVHKGGKLTFTMIHNWGEDTAVRPRSAGMLEEDAVLVNNYVLLKPVKDLQMYPTLTLAGRGSVARFNSVIVAPEGSYVDTGNRILLNAPDTRGEIIARTLTTGGTIINRGHIGAYQVPARGHLECKGLILGNGIIHAIPELEGTVDGVELSHEAAVGKIAQEEIEYLMARGLDEDEATSTIVRGFLNVDIMGLPRELEQAVEDQINQLDASDAM, encoded by the coding sequence ATGGCTTTCAAGAACGTGGACCTTACCCGCTACAGCTTCGAAGGGGCGCAGGCCGATACCATCCCCGACCTTTCCACGCTGGACGAATTCGACCGCAAGCGGCTGCTGTACGCGGGCATCGACGTGAATGCCAAGGAGCGCAGCGGCTCGTTCATGCACATGAACCACAGCGGCGTGCACTGCAAGTCCACCCAGGAAGGCCTGGAGCTGATGGACATCAAGCAGGCCCTCAAGACCTATGACGGCCTGCCGCAATACTTCTGGAAGATGGTGGATCCCAACCGCGACGAATACACCCGCGCGGCGGCGGAACACCTGCACGGCGGCTACTTCATCCGCGCCCGCAAGGGGGCCAAGATCGAGGCGCCCGTGCAGTCGTGCCTGTTCATCAAGGGCAACGGCGTGGGCCAGAACGTGCACAACGTGGTCATCGTGGAAGAAGGCGCCGAGATGCACATCATCACCGGCTGCGCCACGGCCCACGGCACGCGCGAGGCGGCGCACCTGGGCGTCTCCGAATTCTTCGTGCACAAGGGCGGCAAGCTCACCTTCACCATGATCCACAACTGGGGCGAAGACACGGCGGTGCGCCCGCGCTCCGCCGGGATGCTTGAGGAAGACGCGGTACTGGTGAACAACTACGTGCTGCTCAAGCCCGTGAAGGACTTGCAGATGTACCCCACCCTCACCCTTGCCGGGCGCGGGTCGGTGGCGCGGTTCAACTCGGTCATCGTGGCGCCGGAAGGCTCGTACGTGGACACGGGCAACCGCATCCTGCTCAACGCGCCCGACACGCGCGGCGAAATCATCGCCCGCACCCTGACCACCGGCGGCACCATCATCAACCGGGGGCACATCGGTGCCTATCAGGTACCCGCGCGCGGCCACCTGGAGTGCAAGGGGCTGATCCTCGGCAACGGCATCATCCACGCCATTCCGGAGCTGGAAGGCACCGTGGACGGCGTGGAACTGTCCCACGAGGCGGCCGTCGGCAAGATCGCGCAGGAAGAGATCGAATACCTCATGGCGCGCGGCCTGGACGAGGACGAAGCCACCTCGACCATCGTGCGCGGCTTCCTGAACGTGGACATCATGGGTCTGCCCCGCGAACTGGAACAGGCCGTGGAAGACCAGATCAACCAGCTGGACGCCAGCGACGCAATGTAG
- a CDS encoding ABC transporter ATP-binding protein encodes MLEIRDLHVCIGDVEVLKGIDLKIEAGETFILFGPNGSGKTTLLMTLMGFANYTVTQGQILFKGQDITHAPMYERARLGIGMSFQRPPTIHGLKTGLLVKMCAREREVDVEDLARKVNFDRFLERDVNAGFSGGEIKRSEMLQLMAQRPDLVLFDEPESGVDLENMALIGQTARQLLDGMPPASCSMKQHKARCKTSGLIITHTGYILEYVNADRGQVMYDGHLCCEARPRDILDHVSKYGYQECLRCLDSDASLGQIKEAL; translated from the coding sequence ATGCTCGAAATACGCGACCTGCACGTCTGCATCGGCGACGTAGAGGTTCTGAAAGGCATCGATCTCAAGATAGAAGCCGGAGAGACCTTCATCCTGTTTGGTCCCAACGGCTCCGGCAAGACCACCCTGCTCATGACCCTCATGGGCTTCGCCAACTATACCGTCACCCAGGGCCAGATACTCTTCAAGGGGCAGGATATCACCCATGCCCCCATGTACGAGCGCGCCCGCCTCGGCATCGGCATGTCGTTCCAGCGCCCGCCCACCATCCACGGCCTGAAGACCGGCCTGCTGGTGAAGATGTGCGCCCGCGAGCGTGAAGTGGACGTGGAAGACCTGGCCCGCAAGGTGAACTTCGACCGGTTCCTGGAGCGTGACGTCAACGCCGGGTTCTCCGGCGGCGAGATCAAGCGGTCCGAAATGCTCCAGCTCATGGCCCAGCGGCCCGACCTTGTGCTGTTCGACGAACCGGAATCGGGCGTGGACCTCGAGAACATGGCCCTCATCGGCCAGACCGCCCGACAGTTGCTGGACGGCATGCCCCCCGCGTCCTGCTCCATGAAGCAGCACAAGGCCCGCTGCAAGACCTCCGGCCTGATCATCACCCACACCGGCTACATTCTCGAATACGTCAATGCCGACCGGGGCCAGGTGATGTACGACGGGCACCTGTGCTGCGAGGCGCGCCCCCGCGACATCCTCGACCACGTCAGCAAGTACGGCTATCAGGAATGCCTGCGCTGCCTCGACAGCGACGCATCGCTCGGCCAGATCAAGGAGGCGCTGTAG
- a CDS encoding rhomboid family intramembrane serine protease, translating to MFPLRDTIPRVHTPWSVWCILAVNLAVFLWQQTLTPGETLRLFHVLGVVPARFAHPDWALTSGYPPGGFIAFAAHMFLHGGWGHFLVNMWTLWIFGDNIEDVMGPVRFMIFYLTCGLAALLTHMVFSASSTVPVVGASGAIAGVLGAYFLLYPHARVTTLVPLLFIPLIFDLPAVVYLGIWFVTQLLSGLTSLGSDGAGIAWWAHLGGFVAGFVLLPLFRQKGRCYYCRFPEGRGRGVIRAPHDPEA from the coding sequence ATGTTTCCCCTGCGCGACACCATCCCCCGCGTGCACACCCCGTGGTCGGTGTGGTGCATTCTTGCCGTCAATCTCGCGGTGTTCCTGTGGCAGCAGACGCTGACGCCGGGCGAAACCCTGCGCCTGTTCCACGTCCTGGGGGTGGTGCCCGCCCGCTTCGCCCACCCGGACTGGGCGCTGACCTCCGGCTACCCGCCGGGGGGCTTCATCGCCTTCGCCGCGCACATGTTCCTGCATGGCGGCTGGGGCCACTTTCTGGTCAACATGTGGACGCTGTGGATCTTCGGCGACAACATAGAGGACGTCATGGGGCCGGTGCGCTTCATGATCTTCTACCTCACGTGCGGGCTGGCGGCGCTGCTGACGCACATGGTCTTCTCCGCCTCGTCCACCGTGCCGGTGGTGGGGGCGTCCGGGGCCATCGCCGGGGTACTGGGGGCGTACTTCCTGCTGTATCCGCACGCGCGGGTCACCACGCTGGTGCCGCTGCTGTTCATCCCGCTGATTTTCGACCTGCCCGCCGTGGTCTACCTGGGCATATGGTTCGTCACCCAATTGCTGTCCGGACTGACCTCGCTGGGCAGTGACGGCGCAGGCATCGCATGGTGGGCGCACCTGGGCGGCTTCGTGGCCGGGTTCGTGCTGCTGCCGCTGTTCCGCCAGAAGGGCCGCTGCTACTACTGCCGGTTTCCCGAGGGCCGGGGCCGAGGTGTCATCCGCGCCCCGCACGACCCGGAGGCATGA
- a CDS encoding dephospho-CoA kinase, with protein sequence MSNLPPPPAETRTHSFTVGPEHAGQRLDRFLGDVMAELRERDGHGDAVSREKVKRAIRDGAASVQGRACTVPNTRVEPGQTVTLVLAVPVAKVTPEDGELAVLYRDAAIAVLDKPAGLTVHPCPSCPEGTLVHRLVRHFPELAAQEGFRPGIVHRIDKDTSGLLLVALTEAVRLELSRAFAERQVHKEYLALVHGVPTAAGDIDAPIGRHPLHKVKMAVVPENRGGKPARSAWRVLLADPDGRFALVAVRIFTGRTHQIRVHMAHLGHPLWQDAVYGPADTVPPGGRELPEFPPRQMLHAWHLSFRHPETGDDMHFTCPPPPDFAALALRLSRRMQRVVVTGSPGCGKSALLRMLGQSDEAGLPVWSADAAVARLYEPGGGGHHMLRGRYGDRFVPDPAGPVDKRALFEAMRVDTALRREVEDMIHPLARHDMDQFFTQAEAAGAPVAVAEVPLFLEAGWKTGTQPNILPNVLLVGVHCPFAERARRLETHRGWPPDMIAAMEAWQWPEADKMRACHLVVDNSGTPEDLARRTRGLVAELARLRAARDARLAAHLASLWQA encoded by the coding sequence ATGTCGAATTTACCCCCCCCTCCGGCAGAAACGCGCACCCATTCCTTCACCGTCGGCCCCGAACACGCCGGGCAGCGGCTGGACCGCTTTCTGGGCGACGTCATGGCCGAACTGCGTGAAAGGGACGGTCACGGCGACGCCGTCTCGCGCGAGAAGGTCAAGCGGGCCATCCGCGACGGAGCTGCCTCCGTGCAGGGCCGCGCGTGCACCGTGCCCAACACCCGCGTGGAGCCGGGGCAAACGGTCACCCTCGTCCTTGCCGTGCCCGTTGCCAAGGTCACTCCCGAAGACGGCGAACTGGCCGTTCTGTACCGCGACGCGGCCATCGCCGTGCTGGACAAGCCCGCCGGACTCACCGTGCACCCCTGCCCCAGCTGCCCGGAAGGCACGCTGGTGCACCGGCTGGTGCGCCACTTTCCCGAGTTGGCCGCGCAAGAGGGCTTTCGCCCCGGCATCGTACACCGTATCGACAAGGATACCAGCGGTCTTTTGCTGGTGGCCCTGACCGAGGCGGTGCGGCTGGAACTGTCGCGCGCCTTCGCGGAACGGCAGGTGCACAAGGAATACCTGGCCCTGGTGCACGGCGTGCCCACGGCGGCAGGCGACATCGACGCGCCCATCGGTCGCCACCCGCTGCACAAGGTCAAGATGGCCGTGGTGCCGGAAAACCGGGGCGGCAAGCCCGCCCGCTCGGCGTGGCGGGTGCTGCTGGCCGACCCGGACGGGCGCTTCGCCCTGGTGGCGGTGCGCATCTTCACCGGGCGCACCCACCAGATACGGGTGCACATGGCCCATCTGGGACACCCCCTGTGGCAGGACGCCGTGTACGGCCCGGCGGACACCGTGCCGCCCGGTGGTCGCGAACTGCCGGAATTTCCCCCGCGCCAGATGCTGCACGCCTGGCACCTGTCCTTCCGCCACCCGGAAACGGGCGATGACATGCACTTCACCTGCCCGCCCCCGCCGGACTTCGCCGCGCTGGCGCTGCGCCTGTCGCGGCGCATGCAGCGGGTGGTGGTGACCGGGTCGCCGGGCTGCGGCAAGTCCGCCCTCCTGCGCATGCTTGGCCAGTCGGACGAGGCAGGCCTGCCGGTGTGGAGCGCCGACGCCGCCGTGGCACGGCTGTACGAGCCGGGCGGCGGCGGGCACCACATGCTGCGGGGCCGCTACGGAGACCGTTTCGTGCCCGACCCCGCCGGACCGGTGGACAAACGCGCCCTGTTCGAAGCCATGCGCGTGGACACCGCCCTGCGCCGCGAGGTGGAGGACATGATCCACCCCCTGGCCCGGCACGACATGGACCAGTTCTTCACGCAGGCAGAGGCGGCGGGCGCGCCCGTGGCCGTGGCCGAGGTGCCGCTGTTTCTGGAGGCGGGCTGGAAGACGGGCACACAGCCGAACATCCTGCCGAATGTTCTTCTCGTCGGGGTGCACTGCCCCTTTGCCGAACGCGCCCGCAGGCTGGAAACGCATCGCGGCTGGCCGCCGGACATGATCGCCGCCATGGAGGCCTGGCAATGGCCAGAGGCCGACAAGATGCGCGCCTGCCACCTGGTGGTGGACAATTCCGGCACGCCGGAAGACCTGGCCCGCCGCACGCGCGGCCTGGTGGCCGAACTGGCCCGCCTGCGCGCCGCGCGCGATGCCCGCCTGGCCGCGCACCTTGCCTCGCTGTGGCAGGCATGA
- the upp gene encoding uracil phosphoribosyltransferase: MAVTVVNHPLVKHKLGILRQHDVPVSEFRAISNEICRLLTYEATKDLETEKVTIQGWAGPVEVDQIRGKKITVVPILRAGLGMLDGLLDMIPGAKVSVVGMFRNEETLEPVKYYVKLAKNIEERMAIIIDPMLATGGTLNATIDLLKEAGCPQIRGLFLVAAPEGIKKVTDRHPDVDIYVAGVDERLNEHGYILPGLGDAGDKIFGTK; this comes from the coding sequence GTGGCCGTAACCGTGGTGAATCATCCGCTGGTCAAGCACAAGCTGGGCATCCTGCGCCAGCACGACGTGCCGGTAAGCGAGTTCCGGGCCATTTCCAACGAAATATGCCGCCTGCTTACCTACGAGGCCACCAAGGACCTCGAAACGGAGAAGGTCACCATACAGGGGTGGGCCGGGCCTGTCGAGGTGGACCAGATCCGCGGCAAGAAGATCACCGTGGTGCCCATCCTGCGTGCCGGCCTTGGCATGCTGGACGGCCTGCTGGACATGATTCCCGGTGCCAAGGTGAGCGTTGTCGGCATGTTCCGCAACGAGGAAACTCTTGAGCCCGTGAAATATTACGTGAAGCTGGCCAAGAACATCGAAGAGCGCATGGCCATCATCATTGATCCCATGCTGGCCACCGGCGGCACCCTGAACGCCACCATCGACCTGCTGAAGGAAGCGGGCTGCCCGCAGATCAGGGGCCTGTTTCTGGTGGCCGCGCCGGAAGGCATCAAGAAGGTCACCGATCGTCACCCCGACGTGGACATCTATGTGGCGGGCGTGGACGAGCGGCTCAACGAGCACGGATACATCCTGCCCGGCCTTGGTGATGCGGGCGACAAGATATTCGGCACCAAATAG
- the uraA gene encoding uracil permease — MARKTIQVEEKVPFLQGIPLSFQHLFAMFGASVLVPTLFKIDPAIVLLMNGIGTLIYLVLCKGKAPAFLGSSFAFLSPVFVVLGADPTMWGANYSYALGGFIASGCIFIAVALIIWKFGPDWIGVVLPPATMGPIVALIGLELAGVATGMAGVMPDANGVYNSTAIIISMTTLLTVAFGSVLFRGFMAIIPVLTGIAVGYVVSMALGAVNFGGVATAPVLATPTMYVPKFDINTILIIIPAALVVISEHIGHLVVTGNIVQRDLTRDPGLHRSLMGDGVSTVLSGFFGSVPTTTYGENIGVMAITRVYSVWVIGGAAVISILLAFVGKLSALIQSIPTPVMGGICILLFGVIAASGIRMLVESRVDYSKPANLTLTAIVFITGISGVPVQVGSVQLKGMALATVVGMILSLIFHVLDRSGVASSQTDL, encoded by the coding sequence ATGGCCAGAAAGACCATCCAGGTGGAGGAGAAGGTACCGTTTCTTCAGGGTATTCCCCTGAGCTTCCAACACCTTTTCGCAATGTTCGGGGCATCCGTTCTGGTGCCCACCCTGTTCAAGATAGACCCGGCCATAGTGCTGCTGATGAACGGCATCGGCACCCTGATCTACCTCGTGCTCTGCAAGGGCAAGGCCCCGGCCTTCCTGGGGTCCAGCTTCGCCTTCCTGTCGCCGGTGTTCGTGGTGCTGGGCGCGGACCCGACCATGTGGGGGGCCAACTACTCCTACGCGCTGGGCGGGTTCATCGCCTCGGGCTGCATCTTCATCGCCGTGGCCCTGATCATCTGGAAGTTCGGGCCGGACTGGATCGGCGTGGTGCTGCCGCCCGCCACCATGGGGCCCATCGTGGCCCTGATCGGCCTTGAACTGGCCGGGGTGGCCACCGGCATGGCGGGCGTCATGCCCGACGCCAATGGCGTGTACAATTCCACCGCCATCATCATTTCCATGACCACCCTGCTCACCGTGGCCTTCGGCTCGGTGCTGTTCCGGGGCTTCATGGCCATCATCCCCGTGCTGACCGGCATCGCCGTGGGCTACGTGGTGTCCATGGCCCTTGGCGCCGTGAACTTCGGCGGCGTGGCCACCGCCCCTGTGCTGGCCACCCCCACGATGTACGTGCCCAAGTTTGACATCAACACCATCCTGATCATCATTCCCGCCGCGCTGGTGGTCATTTCCGAGCACATCGGCCACCTGGTGGTCACCGGCAACATCGTGCAGCGCGACCTGACCCGCGACCCCGGCCTGCACCGTTCGCTCATGGGCGACGGCGTGTCCACCGTGCTGTCCGGCTTCTTCGGTTCCGTGCCTACCACCACCTACGGCGAAAACATCGGCGTCATGGCCATCACCCGCGTGTACTCGGTGTGGGTCATCGGCGGCGCCGCCGTCATCTCCATCCTGCTGGCCTTCGTGGGCAAGCTGTCCGCGCTCATCCAGTCCATCCCCACCCCGGTCATGGGCGGCATCTGCATCCTGCTGTTCGGCGTCATCGCCGCCTCGGGCATCCGCATGCTGGTGGAATCGCGCGTGGACTACTCCAAGCCCGCCAACCTCACCCTGACTGCCATCGTGTTCATCACCGGCATCAGCGGCGTGCCGGTGCAGGTCGGCTCGGTGCAGCTCAAGGGCATGGCCCTCGCCACCGTGGTGGGCATGATCCTGTCGCTGATCTTCCACGTGCTGGATCGCAGCGGGGTGGCCAGCAGCCAGACCGATTTGTAA